One window of the Bos indicus x Bos taurus breed Angus x Brahman F1 hybrid chromosome 8, Bos_hybrid_MaternalHap_v2.0, whole genome shotgun sequence genome contains the following:
- the ALDOB gene encoding fructose-bisphosphate aldolase B, with amino-acid sequence MAHQFPALTSEQKKALSETARRIVANGKGILAADESVGTMGNRLQRIKVENTEENRRQFRELLFTVDSSISQSIGGVILFHETLYQKDGQGKLFRDILKEKGIVVGIKLDQGVAPLAGTNKETTVQGLDGLSERCAQYKKDGADFGKWRAVLKIDNQCPSHLAIQENANTLARYASICQQNGLVPIVEPEVIPDGSHDMEHCQYVTEKVLAAVYKALNDHHVYLEGTLLKPNMVTAGHACTKKYTPEQVAMATVTALHRTVPAAVPGICFLSGGMSEEDATLNLNAINLCPLPKPWKLSFSYGRALQASALAAWGGKAENKKATQEAFMKRALANSQAAKGQYVHMGSSGSASTQSLFTASYTY; translated from the exons ATGGCCCACCAGTTTCCAGCCCTCACTTCAGAACAGAAGAAGGCACTCTCAGAAACTGCCCGACGCATTGTTGCCAATGGGAAGGGGATCCTGGCTGCAGATGAGTCCGTAG GCACGATGGGGAACCGCCTGCAAAGGATCAAGGTGGAGAACACGGAAGAGAACCGCCGGCAGTTCCGCGAACTCCTCTTCACTGTGGACAGCTCCATCAGCCAGAGCATCGGGGGTGTGATCCTCTTCCATGAGACCCTCTACCAGAAGGACGGCCAGGGAAAACTGTTCAGAGACATCCTCAAGGAAAAAGGGATCGTGGTGGGAATCAAG TTAGATCAAGGAGTTGCTCCGCTTGCAGGAACAAACAAAGAAACCACCGTTCAAG GGCTTGATGGCCTTTCTGAACGCTGTGCTCAGTATAAGAAAGATGGTGCTGACTTTGGGAAGTGGCGTGCTGTGCTGAAGATTGACAACCAGTGTCCATCCCATCTTGCTATCCAGGAAAACGCCAACACCCTCGCCCGCTATGCCAGCATCTGTCAGCAG aatgGTCTGGTACCCATTGTTGAGCCAGAGGTAATTCCTGATGGCAGCCATGACATGGAACACTGCCAGTATGTTACTGAGAAG GTCCTGGCTGCTGTATACAAGGCCCTGAATGACCATCACGTTTACTTGGAGGGCACCCTGTTGAAGCCCAACATGGTGACTGCTGGACATGCCTGCACCAAGAAGTATACTCCAGAGCAGGTGGCAATGGCCACAGTTACAGCTCTCCACCGTACTGTTCCTGCAGCTGTTCCTG GCATCTGCTTTTTGTCTGGTGGCATGAGTGAAGAGGATGCTACTCTCAACCTCAATGCTATCAACCTTTGCCCTCTACCAAAGCCCTGGAAACTAAGTTTCTCTTATGGACGGGCCCTGCAGGCCAGTGCACTGGCTGCGTGGGGTGGCAAGGCTGAAAACAAGAAGGCAACCCAGGAGGCCTTTATGAAGCGGGCCCTG GCTAACAGCCAGGCAGCCAAAGGACAGTATGTTCACATGGGCTCTTCTGGCTCTGCTTCCACCCAGTCGCTCTTCACTGCCAGCTATACCTACTAG